In Oncorhynchus masou masou isolate Uvic2021 unplaced genomic scaffold, UVic_Omas_1.1 unplaced_scaffold_7238, whole genome shotgun sequence, the genomic window gctatgacatggacatacaggaggtaacaccctcctctgctatgacatggacatacaggaggtaacatctgctatgacatggacatacaggaggtaacacctcctctgctatgacatggacatacaggaggtaacaccCTCCTcgctatgacatggacatacaggaggtaacaccctcctctgctatgacatggacatacaggaggtaacaccctccatctgctatgacatggacatacaggaggtaacaccctccctctgctatgacatggacatacaggaggtaacaccctccctctgctatgacatggacatacaggaggtaacaccctcctctgctatgacatggacatacaggaggtaacaccctccctctgctatgacatggacatacaggaggtaacaccctcctctgctatgacatggacatacaggaggtaacaccctcctctgctatgacatggacatacaggaggtaacacctccctgctatgacatggacatacaggaggtaacatctgctatgacatggacatacaggaggtaacatctctgctatgacatggacatacaggaggtaacatctgctgtgacatggacatacaggaggCAACATCTGCTgtgacatggacatacaggaggtaacgtctgctatgacatggacatacaggaggtacCAACCACAGACGTGTTGATGTAGTTGTATGTATCCATTCCGTTGTAGCAGGTGAACCAAACAGAAGCAGTACAGTGGTTTGACCCAGTCTGGTTCTCCTCTTCCAGGTGTCAGGACAGGCTTCAGGAGAGGCATCGCTGGAGACCATCCTTAAAAAGGTAGGACAGACCCAGGAAGAACCTGTTGGAGTCCTACTTCCTGTCATTCCTATTGTCTAAACTGAAGCCCACTGTGCAGGTTGAGGATTCCTGGAAGAGCACGGAGTTTCCGGTTCTCTCCCACCGGGACTCTAAAGACCTGTTCATCCTGGGAGGAACGGATGACATCCAGGTGCTGCTGGATGACAGTACCATCAACATGGCCACGGTGGCGTCCTCTCGCTACGTCGGCCCCATCAAGACCAGAGTAGACGAGTGGCAGAGGCAGCTCAACCTCTTCAGCCAGACACTGGTGAGACCCAGACCAATCACATTCATTTACTGTTTTGGCTAAAGTCAAGGTGAGAGACTAGAGACCAGATCAGATGGATGGGACTGTGTGATGATGCTGTATCAAATGCTAATGGTCATGTATCAAATGCTAATGGTCATGTATCAAATGCTAATGGTCATGTATCAAATGCTAATGGTCATGTATCAAATGCTAATGGTCATGTATCAAATGCTAATGGTCATGTATCAAATGCTAATGGTCATGTATCAAATGCTAATGGTCATGTATCAAATGCTAATGGTCATGTATCAAATGCTAATGGTCATGTATCAAATGCTAATGGTCATGTATCAAATGCTAATGGTCATGTATCAAATGCTGATGGTCATGTATCAAATGTTGATGGTCATGTATCAAATGCTGAAGGTCATTTATCAAATGCTAATGGTCATGTATCAAATGCTAATGGTCATGTATCAAATGCTAATGGTCATGTATCAAATGCTAATGGTCATGTATCAAATGCTAATGGACATGTATCAAATGCTAATGGTCATGTATCAAATGCTAATGGTCATGTATCAAATGCTAATGGTCATGTATCAAATGCTAATGGTCATGTATCAAATGCTAATGGTCATGTATCAAATGCTAATGGTCATGTATCAAATGCTAATGGTCATGTATCAAATGCTAGGTAATTCTcacatccttctccctctctacccttctctctctctcttcattttgtTCTTTCTTGTctttcttactttctctctctggctgtacCTGCAGAGTATCTTCAGTGTTCCAGAAtataacctccctccctccctccctccctccctccctcctgtaggAAGAGTGGCTGACTTGTCAGCGTAACTGGCTGTATCTGGAGAGTATCTTCAGTGCTCCAGAAtataaccccctctctcctccctccctccctccctccctccctccctccctcctgtaggAAGAGTGGCTGACTTGTCAGCGTAACTGGCTGTATCTGGAGAGTATCTTCAGTGCTCCAGACATCCAGAGACAGCTTCCTGCTGAAGCCAAGATGTTCCTCCAGGTGGACAAGTCCTGGAAGGAGATTATGAGGAAGGTCAACAGGCTTCCCAATGCTCTGAGGGCTGCTACACAGCCAggtaactcactctctctctcacacacacactcacacactcagagagagagagaagggggtatcaccccccccctcccctgttctctttgtctctctacagGTCTGCTGGAGATCTTCCAGAACAACAACGCCCTGCTAGACCAGATCCAGAAGTGTCTGGAGGCCTACCTGGAGTCCAAGAGAGTCATCTTCCCCAGGTACTGTGTTGTCTGCATGTATCTCTCTAGGACCAGGATTGGTGGTCAACATCTGAACCACTTGGTTAAGTCTCACTGTGTTGTGATGTTCCCTGTGTTGAAATGTTGGAAGACACTTCATGAATCAACGCGTCCGTCTCTCTGTACCGTTCCCAGGTTCTACTTCCTGTCCAACGATGAGCTCCTGGAGATCTTGGCTCAGACCAGGAACCCCCAGGCCGTCCAGCCCCACCTCAGGAAGTGTTTTGATGCTATCGCCCGCCTGGAGTTCGCCTCTGCTGCCCCCTCCGCCCCCGGCACCATGACAACGCAGCCTGCAGACGGAGAGCAGGAGAAGGTCTACAGCAACGACAttctggccatggtctcacctgaaggagagaaggtaggtaatgaCATCATCGCGTATCTCCACCTGAAGGGAAGGCAGGTAacatactggtcatggtctcacctggaaggagagaaggtaggtaatatactggtcatggtctcacctgaaggagagaaggtaggtaatatactggtcatggtctcacctgaaggagagaaggtaggtaatatactggtcatggtctcacctgaaggagaggaggtaggtaatatactggtcatggtctcacctgaaggagagaaggtaggtaatatactggtcatggtctcacctgaaggagagaaggtaggtaatatactggtcatggtctcacctgaaggagaaggtaggtaatatactggtcatggtctcacctgaaggagaggaggtaggtaatatactggtcatggtctcacctgaaggagagaaggtaggtaatatactggtcatggtctcacctgaag contains:
- the LOC135537203 gene encoding dynein axonemal heavy chain 6-like, producing the protein MDIQHPFYDMDIKVSGQASGEASLETILKKVEDSWKSTEFPVLSHRDSKDLFILGGTDDIQVLLDDSTINMATVASSRYVGPIKTRVDEWQRQLNLFSQTLEEWLTCQRNWLYLESIFSAPEYNPLSPPSLPPSLPPSLL